In Alistipes ihumii AP11, a genomic segment contains:
- the rplT gene encoding 50S ribosomal protein L20, translating to MPRSVNAVASRARRKKVLKLAKGNFGSRGNVWTVAKNTVEKGLTYAYRDRKNKKRQFRSLWIQRINAAARSHGMTYSEFMGKVNAKGIQLNRKVLADLAMNNPAAFEKIVKTVQ from the coding sequence ATGCCAAGGTCAGTCAATGCAGTAGCATCCAGAGCCAGAAGAAAAAAGGTTTTAAAACTTGCCAAAGGTAACTTTGGTTCAAGGGGAAACGTATGGACGGTCGCCAAAAACACCGTCGAAAAGGGTCTTACGTACGCTTACCGCGATCGCAAGAACAAGAAACGCCAATTCCGTAGCCTGTGGATCCAGCGTATCAACGCCGCAGCCCGCAGCCACGGCATGACTTATTCGGAATTCATGGGCAAAGTGAACGCCAAGGGCATCCAGCTCAACCGCAAGGTGCTGGCCGATCTGGCGATGAACAATCCCGCAGCATTCGAAAAAATCGTTAAAACAGTCCAGTAA
- a CDS encoding MarR family transcriptional regulator: protein MEEKILKALQEKGAMRPGDIAAAAGVDKEEAAKVIKKLAKEGKIYSPKRCFYDIRK, encoded by the coding sequence ATGGAAGAAAAGATTCTGAAAGCATTGCAGGAAAAGGGCGCCATGCGTCCGGGCGACATCGCCGCCGCCGCCGGCGTCGATAAGGAAGAAGCCGCCAAAGTAATCAAGAAGCTGGCCAAGGAGGGCAAAATCTATTCGCCCAAGCGTTGCTTTTACGATATCCGGAAGTAG
- a CDS encoding M20 family metallopeptidase: protein METYDSIKKAAEAVSGQVLLARRTLHANPELSFEERETSRYVADCLREAGIEFQPIAGTGVLARIEGRGDLRRCVVLRADMDALPIEEKTGLEYASRNKGVMHACGHDVHTACLLGAMLVLKRMSERIEGTVFGLFQPGEELCPGGASLVLAEDPFRDYEVAAFVGEHVAAEIPAGRFGFRAGQYMASSDELRITVRGTGGHGALPHTLTDPVVAAAAIVTSLQQIVSRNADGTIPTVLSIGRLIADGATNIIPPTVEMEGTLRTMDETWRGRAKRRVAEIAAGTAAAYGVEAEVKISDGYPCVVNDPALTARARQIVGRLWGADRVEELALRMTAEDFGSYTKRYPSVFFRLGVARTDGPTGGLHTSVFDPDERALDYGVATMTALALELGR from the coding sequence ATGGAAACTTATGATTCGATCAAAAAGGCGGCGGAGGCTGTTTCCGGGCAGGTGTTGCTTGCCCGACGGACTCTGCATGCCAATCCCGAGCTGTCGTTCGAGGAGCGGGAGACTTCCCGTTATGTGGCCGATTGCCTGCGGGAGGCGGGCATCGAATTCCAGCCGATAGCCGGAACGGGCGTTCTGGCCCGGATCGAGGGCCGGGGAGACCTCCGCCGTTGCGTCGTGCTGCGTGCCGACATGGACGCGCTGCCGATCGAGGAGAAGACCGGTTTGGAATACGCTTCCCGGAACAAGGGCGTGATGCATGCGTGCGGGCACGACGTCCACACGGCCTGCCTGCTCGGGGCGATGCTCGTGCTGAAGAGGATGAGCGAGCGAATCGAGGGAACGGTGTTCGGGCTTTTCCAGCCCGGCGAGGAGCTTTGCCCGGGCGGAGCGTCGCTCGTGCTGGCCGAGGACCCGTTCCGTGACTACGAGGTCGCGGCTTTCGTAGGCGAACATGTGGCGGCGGAGATTCCGGCCGGCCGTTTCGGCTTCCGCGCGGGGCAGTATATGGCTTCGAGCGACGAGCTGCGCATCACGGTCCGGGGAACCGGGGGACACGGCGCGCTGCCCCATACGCTGACCGATCCGGTCGTTGCGGCGGCCGCGATCGTCACGTCGTTGCAGCAGATCGTCAGCCGCAATGCCGACGGGACGATTCCGACCGTGCTCTCGATCGGGCGGCTGATTGCCGACGGCGCCACGAACATCATTCCGCCGACGGTGGAAATGGAAGGCACGCTGCGGACGATGGACGAGACGTGGCGCGGGCGCGCGAAACGGCGTGTCGCCGAGATCGCGGCCGGAACGGCGGCCGCATACGGCGTCGAGGCCGAGGTGAAGATATCGGACGGCTATCCGTGCGTCGTGAACGATCCGGCGCTGACGGCGCGCGCTCGGCAGATCGTCGGGCGGCTGTGGGGCGCCGACCGGGTGGAGGAGCTGGCTTTGCGAATGACGGCCGAGGACTTCGGTTCCTACACGAAGCGCTATCCGAGCGTTTTTTTTCGTCTCGGCGTTGCGCGGACGGACGGTCCGACGGGCGGACTGCACACGTCGGTATTCGATCCCGACGAGCGGGCGCTCGACTACGGCGTGGCGACGATGACCGCGCTGGCGCTCGAACTGGGACGTTGA
- a CDS encoding S41 family peptidase codes for MKTIYLFISIVSCLYPLQMVYSQPILIDSVQISTLPKINNTEDKVFGLSKIWSEIKYNFVNIDKVNFDIDSLYQSTLTRILLTRNDIEYYDELELFLAKFNDGHTGIVDRSYKKSDYINDISGTIREIEGKYYFTVLKKNAGIDSMLLGAELIEIKGLPVSKYIERYCLPKACASTEHERRRIALARLHEGPIGHFLEGKAKTGKGDILNFKLQYNWETLSTAEDDYWSVPWGIYPPKKRISVQWCQNIARLTIKDFREDMIAMLDSVMFDLSNRNPEGLILDLRYNRGGVTDVAWRLQMHIDPSDTIRSFGYETRINDGYARSQGNYREEYELFYLGKAYKKQNPEIIVRDIHINAVECPIVCLIGPLSSSACEDFLVNIYDLPDRPIFIGEETEGSSGAPLLVDLPDGGVVRICTLRELFPYSNKLFVNKGIVPDIVIHRTLSSERQNKDLALEKAIEILKKVHNDSLHIEHN; via the coding sequence ATGAAAACCATTTATTTGTTTATATCAATTGTCAGCTGTCTTTATCCGTTACAAATGGTTTATTCGCAGCCAATTCTCATTGACAGCGTTCAAATAAGCACTCTTCCTAAAATCAATAATACAGAAGATAAAGTATTTGGGTTAAGTAAAATTTGGTCTGAAATAAAATATAACTTCGTCAATATAGACAAAGTTAATTTCGACATAGACTCTCTATACCAAAGCACGCTTACCCGTATTTTACTGACGAGGAATGATATCGAGTATTATGATGAACTGGAGTTATTTTTGGCAAAATTTAACGACGGGCATACTGGGATAGTTGATAGGAGTTATAAAAAGAGTGACTATATCAACGACATTTCTGGAACTATCAGGGAAATAGAAGGTAAGTATTATTTTACCGTCTTGAAAAAGAATGCAGGAATAGACTCAATGTTGTTAGGTGCCGAACTCATAGAAATCAAAGGGTTGCCTGTATCCAAATACATAGAGCGATACTGTCTTCCAAAGGCATGTGCATCCACGGAACACGAACGTCGGCGTATTGCACTGGCGAGATTGCATGAAGGGCCTATCGGTCATTTTTTGGAAGGTAAAGCAAAAACGGGAAAAGGAGATATATTGAATTTTAAATTGCAATACAATTGGGAGACCCTAAGCACTGCCGAGGATGATTATTGGAGTGTACCTTGGGGTATTTATCCCCCCAAGAAAAGGATATCAGTCCAATGGTGTCAAAATATAGCGCGCTTGACGATAAAGGACTTTAGAGAAGATATGATTGCCATGTTGGACTCTGTTATGTTTGACTTGTCCAATAGAAACCCCGAAGGATTAATCTTAGATTTGCGCTATAACAGAGGTGGTGTTACAGATGTTGCTTGGCGATTACAGATGCATATAGATCCAAGTGATACTATTCGTTCCTTTGGATATGAAACCAGAATTAATGATGGTTATGCCCGCTCTCAGGGAAATTATCGTGAGGAATATGAACTTTTTTATTTAGGCAAGGCTTACAAAAAACAAAATCCGGAAATTATCGTAAGAGATATTCACATAAACGCTGTTGAATGTCCTATTGTTTGTTTAATTGGGCCGCTTAGCTCTTCTGCATGCGAAGATTTTCTTGTCAATATTTATGATCTTCCCGACAGGCCAATATTCATAGGGGAAGAAACAGAAGGTTCATCCGGTGCTCCTTTGTTAGTCGATTTGCCTGATGGGGGAGTCGTTCGAATATGTACGTTACGTGAGCTATTCCCGTATAGTAATAAACTTTTTGTTAACAAGGGAATTGTTCCTGATATTGTTATTCACAGAACGTTATCCAGTGAACGACAAAACAAAGATCTCGCATTAGAGAAAGCAATCGAAATTTTAAAAAAAGTACACAATGATTCGTTGCACATAGAACATAACTAA
- a CDS encoding endonuclease/exonuclease/phosphatase family protein → MVRLMICLSALLLGGGADLLSARGRELVAGSYNIRCDTPVDGDNAWPYRKERVEALIRFYGFDVLGVQEAKPSQMSDLRAMPGFASVGVGRDGGDRGEYSAIFYRTDRLRVLDSGTFWLSETPDTVSKGWDAALNRICTWAKMKDRRTGRVFYFFNTHFDHVGREARLRSAELLAGRIRAVAGDKYPVLCTGDFNAHAESEPVAVMKTVLRDAREASQTPAYGPPFSYAGFPVQVPEKLRNRTPIDYLFVSGRVRVLTCGLLSDSDGRNHPSDHFPLRAVIVFD, encoded by the coding sequence ATGGTACGGCTGATGATCTGCCTGTCGGCGCTGCTCTTGGGGGGCGGTGCCGACCTGCTTTCGGCCCGGGGCCGCGAGCTGGTTGCCGGTTCGTACAACATCCGTTGCGACACGCCGGTGGACGGAGACAACGCGTGGCCTTACCGCAAGGAAAGGGTCGAGGCGTTGATCCGTTTTTACGGCTTCGACGTGCTGGGAGTGCAGGAAGCGAAGCCGTCCCAGATGAGCGATCTGCGCGCGATGCCCGGTTTCGCATCGGTGGGTGTGGGCCGCGACGGGGGAGACCGGGGCGAATACTCGGCGATCTTTTATCGCACGGACCGTCTCCGGGTACTCGACAGCGGCACGTTCTGGCTCTCCGAGACGCCCGATACCGTTTCCAAAGGGTGGGATGCGGCCTTGAACCGGATATGCACATGGGCCAAGATGAAGGATCGGCGCACGGGGCGCGTGTTCTATTTTTTCAATACCCATTTCGATCACGTCGGCCGCGAGGCGAGGCTCCGGTCGGCCGAATTGCTTGCCGGGCGTATCCGGGCCGTAGCGGGCGACAAATATCCGGTGCTTTGCACGGGCGATTTCAACGCTCATGCCGAGAGCGAACCGGTCGCCGTGATGAAGACCGTACTGCGCGATGCCCGCGAGGCGTCGCAGACGCCTGCGTACGGACCTCCGTTCAGTTATGCCGGATTCCCCGTTCAGGTTCCCGAGAAGCTCAGGAACCGTACGCCGATCGACTATTTGTTCGTAAGCGGCCGCGTGCGGGTACTGACCTGCGGCTTGCTGTCCGACTCGGACGGGAGGAATCATCCCTCGGACCATTTCCCGCTGCGCGCTGTGATCGTATTCGACTGA
- a CDS encoding DUF5723 family protein codes for MKQFLLFAFLSCGFLTGTAQQLRTAYFMDKATLRTSMNPALRPARGFISIPAAGSISATYASNGVALGDLLYQKDGRLVTFMDPSVPAESFLRGLKTNNQLNADIAAEIVSAGWFSGRGFWTIGIGVKGTVSGNVPKSLFEFMKYGSGPDGTTYDIEKLHVYTDSYVDVSVGYSRPLNDRWTIGGKYKFLVGAGNADIHFTNLHAVMNGDSWRITSQGRMSASVQGLRPTLAADRNGREYIDGFDFRSPGVAGYGSAIDLGATYKILDNLTVSGAVIDLGFIRWSKHSTVNGAAQGEFDFDGFDLPIGNDRPDNPIGDQMDDLTDNLQELFHFSETPSQSRTTMLRSTINLGAEYAVARNRVSFGLLSSTRIYKPKAYTELTASVNYRPTDWFAATVSYSFIHSAFETFGFALNFSPSWINFFIGSDYMFTKVNPQFIPIRASAANLYFGLGVPLGKERSCRR; via the coding sequence ATGAAGCAATTTTTACTGTTCGCCTTCCTATCGTGCGGTTTTCTGACGGGTACGGCACAACAGCTGCGGACCGCCTACTTCATGGACAAGGCCACGCTGAGGACCTCGATGAACCCCGCCCTCCGTCCGGCCCGGGGATTCATTTCCATTCCGGCCGCAGGCTCCATTTCGGCTACGTACGCCTCGAACGGCGTGGCGCTGGGCGACCTGCTTTACCAGAAGGACGGCCGGCTGGTAACCTTTATGGACCCGTCGGTTCCCGCCGAATCCTTTCTGCGCGGATTGAAGACGAATAACCAGTTGAATGCCGACATCGCAGCCGAGATCGTTTCGGCCGGCTGGTTCTCCGGACGCGGTTTCTGGACGATCGGCATCGGAGTCAAGGGAACCGTCAGCGGCAACGTGCCCAAGTCGCTTTTCGAGTTCATGAAGTACGGCTCGGGACCGGACGGAACGACTTACGATATCGAGAAACTGCACGTATACACGGACTCTTACGTAGACGTGTCGGTCGGATATTCCCGACCGCTGAACGACCGCTGGACGATCGGCGGGAAATACAAGTTCCTGGTCGGAGCCGGCAATGCGGACATCCATTTCACCAACCTGCACGCCGTCATGAACGGCGACTCGTGGCGGATCACTTCGCAAGGGCGCATGTCCGCATCGGTACAAGGGCTCCGTCCGACGCTCGCCGCCGACCGAAACGGCCGGGAATACATCGACGGATTCGACTTCCGTTCGCCCGGAGTGGCCGGCTACGGGAGCGCCATCGATCTGGGAGCGACCTATAAGATACTCGATAACCTGACGGTCTCCGGAGCGGTGATCGACCTCGGATTCATTCGGTGGAGCAAGCACTCGACAGTCAACGGAGCAGCGCAGGGCGAATTCGATTTCGACGGATTCGACCTCCCGATCGGAAACGATCGGCCGGACAACCCGATAGGCGATCAGATGGACGACCTGACCGATAACCTGCAGGAACTGTTCCATTTCTCGGAGACCCCCTCGCAGAGCCGCACGACCATGCTGCGCAGCACGATCAACCTCGGCGCGGAATATGCCGTAGCCAGAAACAGGGTCAGCTTCGGCCTGCTCTCCAGCACCCGCATCTACAAGCCGAAAGCCTATACCGAACTGACCGCCTCGGTCAATTACCGCCCGACCGACTGGTTCGCCGCGACGGTCAGCTACTCGTTCATTCACAGCGCCTTCGAAACGTTCGGCTTCGCGCTGAATTTCAGCCCCTCATGGATCAATTTCTTCATCGGAAGCGACTATATGTTCACCAAGGTGAATCCGCAGTTCATCCCGATCAGGGCCTCCGCAGCCAACCTGTATTTCGGACTCGGCGTTCCGCTTGGGAAAGAACGGTCGTGCAGGCGATAG
- a CDS encoding HdeD family acid-resistance protein, producing METIFKRWWLLLLNGILFLILGVISLAYPVTALFSVAVYIGVVALVAGIGSIVVALSNMRIRGWGWRLLEGVIDVIFGLLMLGNPLLSAAMIPVLIGIWVFVRGLMYVADSLAWRRRGSGDWSRYLIVGILLLVLGFLMMVDDRFGLLPVAYLLAFIFLLVGFGSLIVAFGMRRADRELRRQERD from the coding sequence ATGGAAACGATATTCAAACGCTGGTGGCTGTTGCTGCTCAACGGCATCCTGTTCCTGATTCTCGGGGTGATCTCGCTGGCCTATCCGGTCACGGCCCTTTTCTCGGTTGCCGTCTATATCGGTGTCGTCGCCCTCGTGGCGGGCATCGGCTCGATCGTGGTCGCGCTTTCCAATATGCGCATTCGCGGCTGGGGCTGGCGGCTGCTCGAGGGCGTCATCGACGTGATTTTCGGCTTGCTGATGCTCGGCAACCCGCTGCTTTCGGCCGCGATGATTCCGGTGCTGATCGGCATCTGGGTCTTCGTTCGGGGACTGATGTACGTGGCCGACTCTCTGGCATGGCGCCGTCGCGGGTCGGGCGACTGGTCGCGCTACCTGATCGTGGGCATCCTGCTGCTGGTGCTGGGCTTTCTGATGATGGTCGACGACCGTTTCGGTCTGCTGCCGGTGGCCTATCTGCTCGCGTTTATCTTCCTGCTGGTCGGCTTCGGCAGCCTGATCGTGGCCTTCGGCATGCGCCGCGCGGACAGAGAGCTCCGGCGGCAGGAGCGCGATTGA
- a CDS encoding methylenetetrahydrofolate reductase: MHITDIYNQAAAEGRARFSVELLPPLKGDGPGRVFEALDPLREFAPVSVNVTSHREDVKYVERENGLLERHTVRRRPGTVGISAAIMRRYGVEAIPHLICGGQSRYDLEDALIDLDFLGIDNVLALRGDNLRGEHSFRVHPDGHGHACELVRQIARMNEGVFIDGEVEDCHRTNFCIGVAGYPEKHCEAPNPAEDMRRLKEKVDAGADYIITQMSFDNASILAFIENCRAAGIDVPIIPGIKPFSTKAQLTMLPQIFHVDLPEVLVREVEKCPTNREVREVGVEWAVAQGRELIAAGVPILHFYTMGKTDNMVKIAQALF, from the coding sequence ATGCACATAACCGACATTTACAACCAAGCCGCCGCCGAGGGACGGGCCCGTTTCTCGGTCGAGCTGTTGCCGCCGCTCAAGGGCGATGGGCCCGGCCGCGTGTTCGAGGCGCTCGATCCGCTCCGGGAATTCGCGCCGGTTTCGGTCAACGTGACATCCCACCGCGAGGACGTGAAATACGTCGAACGCGAGAACGGACTGCTGGAGCGGCACACGGTGCGCCGCCGTCCCGGTACGGTAGGTATCTCGGCCGCCATCATGCGCCGCTACGGCGTCGAGGCGATTCCGCACCTGATCTGCGGCGGACAGTCGCGCTACGATCTGGAGGACGCGCTGATCGACCTCGATTTTCTGGGTATCGACAATGTGCTGGCCCTGCGCGGCGACAATCTGCGCGGCGAGCACTCGTTCCGGGTGCATCCCGACGGGCATGGGCATGCTTGCGAGCTGGTCCGCCAGATCGCCCGGATGAACGAGGGCGTGTTCATCGACGGCGAGGTCGAGGACTGTCACCGGACGAATTTCTGCATAGGCGTGGCCGGCTATCCCGAAAAGCACTGCGAGGCTCCGAATCCGGCCGAGGACATGCGCCGGCTCAAGGAAAAAGTCGACGCGGGGGCCGACTACATCATCACGCAGATGAGCTTCGACAACGCGAGCATACTCGCTTTTATCGAGAATTGCCGCGCGGCGGGTATCGACGTGCCGATCATTCCGGGCATCAAGCCTTTTTCGACGAAGGCGCAGCTCACGATGCTGCCGCAGATATTCCACGTCGATCTGCCCGAGGTGCTGGTCCGCGAGGTCGAGAAGTGCCCGACGAATCGCGAGGTGCGCGAGGTGGGCGTCGAATGGGCCGTAGCGCAGGGGCGCGAGCTGATCGCCGCCGGCGTGCCGATCCTCCACTTCTATACGATGGGCAAGACCGACAATATGGTCAAGATCGCGCAGGCGCTGTTTTAG
- the rpmI gene encoding 50S ribosomal protein L35, whose amino-acid sequence MPKMKTNSGAKKRFDFTGSGKIKRKHAFKSHILTKKTTKQKRNLTYSGLISKADEANVKLLLVK is encoded by the coding sequence ATGCCGAAAATGAAAACCAATTCCGGTGCGAAGAAGCGCTTCGACTTCACCGGATCAGGAAAGATCAAGAGAAAGCATGCTTTCAAAAGTCACATCCTGACCAAGAAAACCACCAAGCAGAAACGGAACCTGACTTACTCGGGTCTCATTTCGAAGGCCGACGAGGCCAACGTGAAGCTGCTGCTCGTAAAGTAA